ACGGCTGTACATGGATACAAACATGGAGACATTGTGAGCATAGTTATGAACAGAATATGGAAATATGATGAGAATATTGTGACATCAGAATTTTCATTCTACAGCAAAGTCCCACTTTGTCATGATAACCGTAAGATCGGGGAAATGTCctttaatgaaattgtGAGAGGAGatcaattgaaaattataaagGCAGTTTTTGGACAAACTGAAAGCAATAAGTCATTTTGTAGTATTAATTTAACAAGTGATCAGCTCTATAGCATTAGGTATCACATAAGAAATAACTACGTTTTCGAAATTTACGTAGAAGATAAAGCAATAGCAAAGACTCTTGGctatattaatgaaaataacgAGGCAATTCTAATTACTGGCtatgatttttttatagGGTACcgaaataatgaaattgtaTCATTAGATGTAAAGACTAAAAGAGAACATACTATAAATATTGACAAGACTTTAGAGTTAAATAAACCAGGAAAGTTGCATCTAATTAACATGAGCTATTGTGTGAACTGGGTTGACAAGAGTAATGAACCAGCAGAAAAGGCTGGAAAAAGTATGGTAAAGATTCCAATGATTAGATGGCTTGGAGTTTTTAATAGCTCATTTCTTAcaattcttattattatgatGCTTCTGTTAATATTTATGCAGGTTCTTAGATCAGAGTTTTCAAGGTATTTCCCAATGGGAGATGATGATCTAAATCTTGCATTTGATGATGATCCTATAGAAATGAAAGGATGGAAACTGTTACACGGTGACATATTCAGATCTCCAAAGTACAGAATGATCTTGTCATCATTTGTTGGTAATggaattcaaattctatttGTTGGccttattatttgtataaCTGACAATATCTCAATGTTCAGAAACCTTTCTTTTGATCTTGAAACTCTCAAGTTCCTACTTGCTTTGTTCACAATTTCTTCCTATATCTCTGGATTCGTCTCTTCGTATATATACACTTCCATGGGTGGAAAGAAGTTCAAGTATAATATCTTTCTTACATGTTTTATATACATCTTACCAGTATACTTAATGGTAATTTCTGTCAAGTCACTAACTTTAGGTTCAGGACCAAACTTTTTTAACATTTACTCCTCAGTTAAGGTATTTGCAATCTATTCAATGATCTCTTTACCTCTTTGTTTTATTGGAGGACTTTTTGGACAAAGGAGATCcaaaaattactttaagTTTCCTTGTAAGACTAACCGTCTTCCTAGACAGATTCCAAGACAAAAGTGGTACAATTCTCAAAAGTTCCAGCTTATGGTTTCAGGTATTTTACCTTTTTCTGCAGTATATGTGGAGTTACATTATCTATTTATATCATTCTGGAATTACACTCCATTTTACTTCTATAATAACCAACATCATAAcaatttcttattattaacaatCAGTACACTCCTACTTATTCTTGTAGGTTCGACTTCTTCGATCATTCTCATTTATATCCAGCTTAACCTCGAAAACTATAAATGGTGGTGGTTTTCATTCCTTAATGGATTATCTCCATGTGTCTACTTTTTCCTCTTTTCATTGTATTACTTCCTTTCATACTCTAATCACATTTATGGATTCATCCAATTCAGGCTTTTCTTAATGTCAAATCTGATTATTGCATATACTCTAACTTTGGCTTTATCATGTATTACTTTCATAACATCTTACATATTTATTCACTACATTTATAAACATATAAAGTCAGATTAATATTGGGATATTGAACAGCACCACATTTACTGACAAGTTCCATTCTATTCAATCCCATTCCCACATTAAACGTCATTTTGattgaaaaaatgaaaGGGTGGGATATACTCCGTTATAACTCTCCTTGCTCAATATACAGGAAGAAGACTTATAATTAGAACTAACTTAACTAACTTTAGAACTATTCTACACTTAATATATAGCCTTATACTAATTAATACGTAGACTAAGTATTAAACCCTTATATTTCTCCTTGGTCTGTGTATACTATTTTCCCTGGAGGGTCataattgaattttggCTCGATTTTCATAAGTTTTTTGAGAATTTCACATGCTCTTTCATCTTCAGGAGACATATTCTCCATATTTTTGCGGGGGCTTTGTATCTGGTTCTTTTCATGAACTTGGTTTTTCTCTCCCAAGGTATCTAGATTTCCAGGTTGAGTAACTCCATTATAAGGTTCTTCAATTTGATCATTTTGGCTCATCTTAgaaactttattttcattattttcatcgAAGGcgttattttcttctttgaaTTCCAAGTTAAGGGGGATCTTCTGATCAGTATTGGAGTTAGAAGTTTGCTCGATCTCATTCTTCAAATCTTCCTTTAGGGGTTCTAGAAGCTTTTCATGAGTAATAACTATAATATTCTCTCCATTTTCGTGCTCTTGTGGCTTTAAGTGCAATTCCAATGTCGAAGCCTTCTCTTCACCACTTTGGTCGGAACGGACTGCAACATTTCCCGCCTGGTCATGTGGAAGTGCATGCAATTGCATGCTAAGGCTATCCTCGGATTTTGGTAGAATGGCGGGACAGTGTTCTGAAGGTGATTCGGGCATACAATTAGAACCACATGGTTTTTTTCCGGAAATATTTTCAGGGGGGGTTTGTTGCGATGCGGAGAGGAGGGGGTTTTGATGCAAGGAgtttatttcaatatctgGATTCTGAGTCTGGTTCTCAACTTGTCTATGTGAGAATTCAGTATAGCTTGGCGAGATTGTTTGAATTTGACACTCCTCATGAGCTTCTTTGTGAGCCAATTCTGCTGTTGTAGAAGTCTCTGTAGTTATTTGTACCTGCGTTTGATTTCTGGATTGCGTAGAGCTGGTAGAAAGTAcagtattattttcatcattttggTCTTCATCAGAATTACTAGAACGTTTGAGGTCtgaaataatgataaatgACTCAGATGTATTGTTTACACTAGAGTTAGAAAGATTTTCCGTAAATTCGTGATCGTTTTCTGGTATTGTAGCCTCCCTTAAGCATTGAACTggatttattgaaaaatctGGGATGTTCTGGCGACCTGAATTGATCAAAGCCTGTTCAATAATGCCTTGTTTTTCATCAAATGAAGATTCTTCTGACTGCTTAATTCTATAAAGATCAAAAGAGTAATCTTTAACAAGCAAATCTTCTCTAGGAATTTCATCTAACTGAGGTTCTAGTTGCTGTTGATCATTGCCTTTGTTATAGCAACTATCTTTATCCTTATCTTCGTCCCCGTGTAAGAAATCTTTCGATATAACTTCATgttcttcttttaaattaaacTGGATCGTTTcttttccattattattttgaatgattACCTCTATATATGTAATGTTTCCATGGTGAGGCTTTGAAAATGATACCTCTTTTTCTCTGAGAGGAATATCGTATAATGGACCTGCAGCAATATCACATCCTAGTAAACCCTTGCCTCCCCAGCCCGAATTAGGAGTTATAAATATCTCCCTAGTAACTTCAGTCTCGGTGTTATATACAACAAGAGATAAAGGGACTTTATCATTTTTCTTAACAAATACTAAGAAGTCGTCAGTTGAATAGAATGGTCTCATTAATGTGCTGCTTGCGACTATGTAATCTTCATTTGATATCAGTCCAGCGGCCTGAGCAGGAGATGAATCTTGAATATTCACAACTCGAATCCCTTTTGTAGATATTTCTTCCCAATGGACTCCAATACCGAGCCCAGATATTCGCTCATCGTAACTTAAGAATTGGTAAACTCTAAGGGAATTCAAAGGAGCATCAAATTCAACCATATTAGACTCAATCCCATCAACAAATGCATTCTTTCCTAGCCCATCCTTTTCAGATTCGACTGAGAATCTCCTATTAGGTATATTACcctcattattttcattgtGTTTATGTGGATTAAGTATTATAGTTCTTATTCTGGTCGACAAAGAATTGtagatatttatttttacttgATGCCTTCCAATCCCTTTCaatcttttcaaaaaaaagtcATGAGAAGCATCTGAAACCTGAGTTAGAGGAACTCCATCAATCCCTACAATATAATCAAAGCTTCTTTCCAATTCTAAAAGTCTTCCAAGACTATTTTCTCCGTAATTGCATACGCGAAACCCTCCAAGTTGTTTGGTTTGCGCACCTCCCATTTATTATGTGAGAATACTGAAGGCTCTCAAATCTGGGAAACACTATAAGTAGATTTAacaataatgataatattaagaatgaGAAAGGTTCtaaagatattttttttcaagtgGGGAAAATAGGTGTCAACAAAATCAGTTCCTAAAGGAATATTTCAAAGCCAATACTCTAGGAACAATTTATTTGTCGTAACCTTAATCAGTCTAATCTCTATATTCCTCACCTTTATAACGCACTAAATCACCTCTTTTCTTACAAATCATTATTccttaatataattattagtGAGCACTAAATGGCGGCACAATTCTAGCGCCACTAACATGTTagatttttaatttctcaaaatcaATTTTGGGAGCGACTAATTTTGTAATAGAAGCTCTTTTACCTGTGAGAGCATTTCCAAGAGGGACTACAACCTCTGCATCCTCAATGAAGTCATTTTTATCAGGGACTAGATTATTTTTCGATATATCAGTGTCCAATAGATTGGAGTTTGGATCATCGGAGTTGGAAATACCagaattaacaataattttggCGGGATTTTTGTCGagagtattattattggctTGTTTTCTTCtctctttaataattttggtGACTTTTTTATGGACTTCAATCTCGCGAATACAAACCATCATAGCATCCATGAACTGTGTAGGGAGGTTTTCTATAATTGTAGTTTGCCCCGATTTGTTTCTCCTTgtgaatataattttagatCTACCATAGTCCCAATACCCATCCCTAAGGTCTTttgcaaatattattcCTTTCTTTTCTGATTTTTCACCTCTACTAACTTTAAGGTCACTCTTTGTGTAGTAGGATAGAAATGCAATGGGGTCAGTTCCATCCATGATGAAAAATCTTACTTTATTTGGAGAAATATGTGAATCCCAATTTCCTACTAGTTTTACAGCAACACAACCTCTTTTTCCTATATCCCAAGCTGTGTGGTAGCCCATTATAATATCTTCTGGTATATACTCTCCTTTGGGAATCCATGCTGTGCTTCTAATTTCATTCATCTCTTCTGGACTTAATGCGGCAATTTCTTCTCCTCTTTGAATTTGCTCAATTTCGTCATGCAAAAAATCGGGATTGTCATCTTCATTTGCTTTATGTCTCATCCTCCTATTTCTTATTCTCTGTCTAAATCTAACATCACctaaattagaattatcCGTACTACCTttattttggaatattttaaGTTTATCTTGAATAATGCTATCAAacttatttgaatttgaggTTAGAATTGCATTAGGATCTAACTTCATATCATCATCTTCGTCAACAGAAAAGTCATCATCATCTCCGTAAAAGTCATTCCAATCATAATCTCCACTATAATATCCTTGTACATTTGctaaaattttattaacaGAGGCAGATTCTGAAGCATGGGCTGAATTACTATTATCCAAAGTATTCTGcatcttcaaaatatattcaaatctCTAAAATCTATAGAGACTTTAATTCTCTTTAAATTCCACTCCTAtatcttattttcttcagttatttcatttagattcattatttttaattagaTTGCTTGTAATagaaattccaaaaaatgTGTGCCAGCCCGCCAAAACCAAACCATTATAAATACAACATAAATAGTATAAACTGCATTATGACAGATTGGGAATCACTTTTACTAGAGAGAGTCAAAAAAAGGGATCAGCCAAGTATCTCTGACCTTCTAGAGCTTTACGGATCGTGtaagtaattttttcttttaatttttaagcCTTTTAATAACTTACTTCCTTCTTGATTTGGCGTAAATTACACTTTTTattctcatttttttttctcctcAAATAGATACTGATCTAAGGAAAAGGTTCATCTCAGCTCAACCCTGCAACTCATCAACTCCTCAAAATAGGAAAACAACTCACACTAAAAATTCTAGTACAAGCACTGAACAAGTCCGTTTCCTACAAGCAAAACTTTCACAACTACAGCAAGAGCTCACCAATTCATATAAGAATAAACTCAACTTTGATGATTCTATTGGCAAACTCCGTGAGAAAATTGATAAGTTAGAAAGTgaaatttcagaaaaagaCAAAACAATTAGCAAACTTGAGAGAACAATTTCCCACTTGCAGTCTAATAAACTGTAGATTagttatatattaattacaaaCACACAGAAACGCATGAACAAGACTTCAATCTTTCCTTTATTTCAGTCTTAAAACGATTATTACAATACTTTTTAACTTTTGCCCCTCAACCGCTCTCCACCCAAGAATAATGCCCGCCTAAacattaattattactaattcaaatatatatattagtGGTaactaataaatttaagaGGGGTTGGATAACAAATTAATGGCCCacataattaataataattagtGATAAGTATTAAAGAAGAGAGGTACCATATTATTGTTGACACACGTCTAATAGCggttattttttaatataagaTATTTTGCTATATACTAATTCAAAGCACTGTTTAAGGATATAATCAAAGATACTATTTAGAGCTATAGACTGAATAATCATAAATTATtctaattatatatattattaaatatagattttatttaagttatattaattaagCGTTTTAACCCCTCTTAAATTTTCCCCCAAAGAAAAATTACCcaacattaatatttcgAACATTTCAGTTTTCTTAAAGTTGGAAAGAATGAAGTATTTGAAAGCTATCATCTTCTCAGTTTTTCTGAGTTTATTTTTAGCCTTCCCAGTTAGATCTAGTGATGAAAAGAAGTACGACGGACCAGTTATTGGTATCGATTTAGGTACTACTTATTCATGTGTTGGTATCTACAAGAATGGTAGAGTAGAGATTATTCCAAATGAACAAGGTAATCGTATTACACCATCATATGTATCATTCACTGATGATGAGAGATTGATTGGTGAATCAGCCAAGAATCAAGCTACTATCAATCCAGTTCAGACTTTGTTCGATGTAAAGAGACTTATTGGTCGTCGCTTTAAGGATGATTCCGTCCAAAAGGATAAGACTTTGCTACCATATGAGATTATTAACAAAGATAGCAAGCCTTACATACAAGTTTCTGTTAAGGGTGAGAAGAAGCAATTAGCCCCAGAAGAGGTTTCAGCTATGGTCTTGGTCAAGATGAAGGAAATTGCTGAGGCTTATCTCGGTAAGGAAGTAAAGCATGCAGTTATTACTGTCCCAGCTTACTTTAATGATGCTCAGCGTCAGGCTACCAAGGATGCTGGTGCTATTGCCGGTTTGAATGTAATTCGTATTATTAATGAGCCAACAGCAGCAGCAATTGCTTTTGGTTTGGACAAGAAGGCTGAGAAGAGCATTTTAGTATACGATTTGGGTGGTGGTACTTTTGATGTTTCTCTCTTGACCATTGATAACGGTGTTTTCGAGGTCGTTGCTACAAGTGGTGATACCCATTTGGGAGGTGAGGATTTCGATCAGAGAGTTATGGACCACTTTATCAAGATCATCAAGTCAAAGACAGGAAAGGATGTAAAGTCTGACAAGAGAGCCCTTCAGAAGCTTAGGAGAGAGGTCGAGAAGTCAAAGAGAGCTCTTTCTTCAGCTCCACAAGTTAAGGTCGAGATTGAAGGTTTGATGGAGGATGTAGATTTGAGCGAAACCTTGACCAGAGCTAAATTCGATGAGTTGAATGCTGACTTGTTCAGAAAGACTATCGAGCCAGTTAAGAAGGTTTTGGAGGATGCTGGAATCAAAAAGTCTGAAGTAGATGAGATCGTTTTGGTTGGTGGTTCTACTCGTATCCCTAAGATTCAAGCCTTGATCAAGGAGTTCTTTGATGGAAAGGAGCCAAACAGAGGAATTAACCCAGATGAAGCCGTCGCTTATGGTGCTGCCGTACAAGCTGGTATCTTAGCAGGTGAAGGCGGTagtgatttattattattggatgTTACTCCTTTAACTTTAGGTATTGAGACTGTTGGTGGAGTTATGACAAAGCTCATTGGTAGAAACACTGTTGTTCCAACCAAGAAGAGCCAAGTTTTCAGTACTTACCAAGATAATCAGCCAGCTGTACTTATCCAGGTTTATGAGGGTGAGCGTCCAATGACTAAGGATAACAATCTCCTTGGAAAATTCGAGCTTTCTGGAATCCCACCAGCTCCAAGAGGTGTTCCCCAAATTGAGGTTacttttgaaattgataCTGATGGTATTTTACAAGTTAGTGCAAAGGATAAGGGTACTGGTAAATCTGAGAAGATTACTATCACAAATGATAAGGGTAGACTCTCACAGGAAGACATAGAGCGTATGATTAAGGAGGCTGAGCAATTTGCCGAAGAAGACAAGCTTGTTCGTGAAAAGGTCGATGCCAAGAACGCACTCGATAGTTATGTCCACTCAATGAGAATGAGCATTGAAGATAAGGACAAACTCGCTCAGAAACTCGAGGAGGAAGATAAGGAGAAGATCAAGGAAGCACTCAAGGATGCAGAGGACTTCCTCAGCAGCAATCCAGATGCTGATGCTCAAGAGATCAAGGATAAGCTCAAGGAAGTTGAGGGTATTTGCAACCCCATTATTGCTGCTGTCTACGGTCAAGCTGGAGGCGCTGCTGGTCATGCAGGCGGCGACGACTACTCTGGCCATGATGAACTCTAAAACTAAGGTTGTAAGAGGAACTCCTGTTGCCCttcatttttgaattaactAGGACTAGTCATATTAAGtaataaactttttttcaagaaaatttttttatcttgCAAATTTTCTCTCAGGGTCTTGTCCACATAAATTCTCGTGCATGCATTTCATGCAAACTGACTTATGTGGGTTGCATGGCTTTCTCAACGGTATATGACACTTTTGGGCGCCACACACAGTATGTGGAATATGAGCGCGTTAGtcagaattaataatgttttTTGTGGTGGGTGAAAATAGACTAGAGAATTACGTAATACTGAACAGAATTAATATAGCATTATAAAAATGTGTGTGAGACGCAGTGTTTGGTCTAAATAATTGCAGTCTTGATTGTGAAGGAAAAGAATACAAAACTGAGGGGGGTGGGGAAAGGTAAATTTTACACATACAACTAACTCCAATAAATACATATATACATGTATATGtacatatatatgtatacatatatatgtaCATATAATATTCAGAGAGAGGAAAACGGTGAGTTTGGAGTAAAATAGGCAAGATAATAAAGGTATTTGTTTTCAATTCTGTCTAAAGTTACCGTTTTTTGCTCTGGGTTTAAGAATTAATTGTTGAGCTATAAGCAAATTACCTCATTGATGAAAGTTTAAGAGgatagaagaagaaatcGAACATATTTTTATCCCAGAAAAAAAGTAGATTAGTGATTATTTGTCAGAGTTATAATCATACAGcttttgaaaaaagaatcaGGTAAATAATGCAACATAAGTAAAATTTGAAGTTACTAATTAAAAACTTTTggattaaaaattatatgaaTTTTATTGCTCTTTCAAGTAATACCagcaaatatatttaaataaaatatcataTTTTCGTTTATTAAGGGCGATCTCTATAGTTTTTTAAATACAGATATTGGGGGAAATACTCATTCGGAGATTCCCGTTAACAGTTAAAATATTTCGATATATACTAACTATTACAGGCTTTAAATCATATTCACTTGTCAAAGCCGCAAGAATATAGAGAAATGgcatcaatattatcaagTTTCTCCTCTCAATATAATGAACTATGGAAAGCAATCATAAGACCTCCAAGAGACAGATATAGTATTCGTGATTTAGGCCCAATGCGTTTTGCAATTGGAAAGTCAATATTTAAGAGATCAGACTTCACTCTAAGAAATCGTCGCTTCCAAGCTCTTCATTGCAGTCATTTTGAGCCTATTGATAATGAAAGGCAATCTGAGTCTCTTCCTTGCGTAATTTACCTTCACGGAAATTGCAGTTCAAGGAGAGAGGCTCTTCCATATATTCCGTTACTTCTTCCAATCGGAATTACTGTTATGGCTGTCGATTTGAGTGGTTCTGGTCTCTCTGATGGAGATTATATAAGTTTGGGATACCACGAAAAAGATGATCTTTCAGTCTTGGTTGAATACTTAAGAAATTCAAAACGATGTAGCTCTGTTGGGGTTTGGGGGAGGTCCATGGGAGCTGCTACTGCATTAATGTACTCAGGAGTTGATAAGGGTGATGGATTCTTAAAAGGGATTGTCATCGATTCAAGCTTTTGCAGTCTTCGCCAGTTATGCCATGAGTTGGTTCATCATTATATCCCATTATTACCCAATTTTCTTGTTGATTCTGCACTTTCATTTATCAAATCTacaattaatgataaagCAAAGGTTAATATTGACGATATTGCTCCAATTAAGTCTGTTGGTCAATGCAAGGTCCCTGCTTTGTTTATTTCTGGAACTAATGATACATTGGTTAATCCAAATCATTCAAAAACTTTACATGATAACTATGCTGGAGAGAAGATGCTTATGATCATCCCCGGTAATCACAATTCTGAGAGACCCAAGTTTGTTAAGGCATCGATCgtcattttcttttatacAGTATTTGATTGCTTCAATATTCCAAAATCTGCAGATGCTTTGAGGTCTTTTATAAATACGGACTTGAACCTTCTATTCAACTATGATGGACTGTATTGCGATGAAAATGGTAGAATTCCAAAGCCAATCACTCAATCTTTTTATGCTATTCAGCAATACATAAGGCACAAAACTACTAACAATGTCTCTGCTcctattaataatggatTACAAAAGAAGAATCTTGGATTTAGTAAGGAACATCTGAGAAGAGAAGACATGATTAGATCGAGTTCGAATGAATCTTTCAATGACCAAAGTCAAGGCAAAGGAATCCAAATGCGTCCTCCAGATGTTGACAAATACATTGATCGTATGATTCCTTTAAGCagtgaaaatattaagcAATCTTCATCTACAATATATTCTACTGGTGCTTCATGCTCCAGAAGTACTACTTTTGAGACTATTAGCCAGGGGTTTGAGAGGGGTGACACAATGAATACTGTAAGTTCTTTTGAGGAATTTAAAGATACTTTTAGCCCTGTAACACAGCCAAATAGGCCATCAGGTGCAGAAAGCGGTATTGAAGAGAGGGTAGTTGGGGCTGAATTTGGGTCAGACCATTTAGAAGGAATAGTTCATTATCAAATCTCTCCTCCACCTGGAATGAAGCATGctaacaataataatagtgaTAATCAACAACAGTATTTTAACCagaatcaaaatattcatcaaCATTCTCCTTCGTACCACCCGTATGGTCTTAACCAGAAGGGGGTTACTTATACTAATGGTGCCATAAGTAATGGAGCTAATAGTTTATTGCTTTCTACTGGAGGACTTGCTCCTTCAACTATAGGTATGAGCTCAGTTCAGCATCAGGCGCCAACAGGAGAGGGAGTCAAAAAACCAAGTATTGCTTCAAGTTTACCAAAAAGGGTAGCTAATTATAACTACCCTGGGAATTAACTTAACTTAATTAGAGTTTTtcttaacttttttttgatgTTCTTGCGATTAGACTTCAAATGggtttttgaaaattattcaaagcTATTGAAATTGGGGTCTAATTGGCAACTTTCTAAGCGTTAATTATATGGATAGTTGTTTCAATACTATTAATAGCGAGATGAGCGGTGTTAGTGATTTgtgtttttttcttatttttagatttgtgattttaatgattttattgGGCTCAGTGTGATTAGGAGATGTTGCTGTAGAGGGGAGGGGGGTTTGTGTAAGTGGATTTTTTGTTTGTGACGGAAAAAATTACGGGAGAGGAAAAAATAgaggaagaaaagaaatagaGGTTAGGCTTATAGTGAATAAAATGTAAATAGGAATTAGGGTTTATAACAGTAAATGGGGGAAGATCAAGAGTGGAGTGATTCAAGTTATGTTTTAAGAAGAAAGTATCGATTATATTGGATTGCAATATTAAGAAATGCTCCAGAAGGACTTGAAGGATTATATGATAGATTTTCAAAATGGAGCGTTTCGTTAGGATTTTCATTACCAAATTTAGTAGAAGAGTCAGAGGAGTTGTGTATACAAAGAGGGGAAAAGAAAGTTTACAAAATTAGTTTTCCATCTAGAAGCTCTACAAGAAGCTTTATAAGACTATCAAAGCGTAATATATGGAGGGAAATATCAAGAGACAGTTATAGTGAATTATATGTATATTGTGATCCTGCATATAAATTAAGGCCATTTTGTGATTTTCAAACAATGAATTTATCAACATGTTATTGGATAATAAGAGGAATTTCtaaagatattgaaaacGAAGAGATGATATGGGATTTAGTAGGACGAAGGAACCAATTTGGTGAATTCTTGAGGAGAGTAGTGTACATTAGAGATGAAGAAGGAAACAATGGTTTTTGTTTCTTGCAGTTTTCCTCACCTCTAACATCATATAGAGCTTTAAAGTGGGAACTTAAACATTTTAAAGGATTTGAACTTGCTCACGgtaaaaaaatgtatttaaCTCCAGAATTTGTTGGTACAAGCCATGTAAAGGCATTACTACTATTATGTAGAGGATTAGATAAGTTTGAGATAAAAACACTAAAGACAGTAGAAATGAGTTTGAATGATTTAAGAAACTCTGATAGATTAAATGGCGAAAATGCGATTTCTCATGAAAAAGTTTTGCAAGGATATTTAAACTTTTGGAAGAGATCAAATGGTTTACCAGTTCCAGTAGATAGAAACTCAGAATTTCAATACAATTATGATGAGAGGAATGAATACATGTATAGGGAAGCTCTTTATAATAGTGGGATAGATTTATTCCCAAAAAAACCGATTAGACTTTATTACTGCAAATCTTTGGATTTTCTTTGGGACTGGAATAGTCGTATTTTTATAGATTGCCAAAGTAAATCACTTTTTGAGTTTGATCCTGAACTTCAAAGTCTCAAGTTTATTTACAACTCAGGTGAATTGTCTCGATTATCGAATGTTGGGGTCGGCTCAACTTATGGCGAAATTATATGTGATAGAAATAATCGAGaagattttcaaataaaagcACAAATTTCACAGGAAAAGctcaaaaaagaaagagaaataaGAGTGGCCTCTTTTCTTGAAACTGCAAGGTCTCAGCTAAATTGCAACATGAATACTAACAACATATATAAGAACTCAGTAGAAGAAGGATACGACTCAAAAAGACAGGAGATAACGCAGTTTTTCGATATTTCAAGTAACGTAACTTACGAAAAGAGTGGAACCTATACAAGTCAAAGAACCGAGCCACGAACTCCTACTTGCCAAAACTCAAGTCCTGGGGTTCAAAGCTCATGCATAGCCAACGCATGCGCGGTTCCCGCCACATGCGAGTCTGAAAGTGTGGACGCGCGGAATATGTGCATGTGGTCAGTTTCTGATGGTGGAGTTACGGAGGGAACAATAGGGGAGGAGATTGGTCAGGTAAAGAGTGGAAGTAAAAGCGGGGGCACAAAGGAGGAGGAGTTGATATGTTTTGTGTGTTGCAGGGCTTTTGGATCGAT
This Cryptosporidium parvum Iowa II chromosome 7, whole genome shotgun sequence DNA region includes the following protein-coding sequences:
- a CDS encoding integral membrane protein (with 9 transmembrane domains and signal peptide; similar to endosomal endomembrane protein 70), which gives rise to LNFLLCRKMRKELEMLLNEWKKIVLLILFLSQVFTAVHGYKHGDIVSIVMNRIWKYDENIVTSEFSFYSKVPLCHDNRKIGEMSFNEIVRGDQLKIIKAVFGQTESNKSFCSINLTSDQLYSIRYHIRNNYVFEIYVEDKAIAKTLGYINENNEAILITGYDFFIGYRNNEIVSLDVKTKREHTINIDKTLELNKPGKLHLINMSYCVNWVDKSNEPAEKAGKSMVKIPMIRWLGVFNSSFLTILIIMMLLLIFMQVLRSEFSRYFPMGDDDLNLAFDDDPIEMKGWKLLHGDIFRSPKYRMILSSFVGNGIQILFVGLIICITDNISMFRNLSFDLETLKFLLALFTISSYISGFVSSYIYTSMGGKKFKYNIFLTCFIYILPVYLMVISVKSLTLGSGPNFFNIYSSVKVFAIYSMISLPLCFIGGLFGQRRSKNYFKFPCKTNRLPRQIPRQKWYNSQKFQLMVSGILPFSAVYVELHYLFISFWNYTPFYFYNNQHHNNFLLLTISTLLLILVGSTSSIILIYIQLNLENYKWWWFSFLNGLSPCVYFFLFSLYYFLSYSNHIYGFIQFRLFLMSNLIIAYTLTLALSCITFITSYIFIHYIYKHIKSD
- a CDS encoding hypothetical protein (similar to golgi protein; conserved Gly-Trp motif: GWGGKGLLGCDIAAGPLYDIP); the encoded protein is MGGAQTKQLGGFRVCNYGENSLGRLLELERSFDYIVGIDGVPLTQVSDASHDFFLKRLKGIGRHQVKINIYNSLSTRIRTIILNPHKHNENNEGNIPNRRFSVESEKDGLGKNAFVDGIESNMVEFDAPLNSLRVYQFLSYDERISGLGIGVHWEEISTKGIRVVNIQDSSPAQAAGLISNEDYIVASSTLMRPFYSTDDFLVFVKKNDKVPLSLVVYNTETEVTREIFITPNSGWGGKGLLGCDIAAGPLYDIPLREKEVSFSKPHHGNITYIEVIIQNNNGKETIQFNLKEEHEVISKDFLHGDEDKDKDSCYNKGNDQQQLEPQLDEIPREDLLVKDYSFDLYRIKQSEESSFDEKQGIIEQALINSGRQNIPDFSINPVQCLREATIPENDHEFTENLSNSSVNNTSESFIIISDLKRSSNSDEDQNDENNTVLSTSSTQSRNQTQVQITTETSTTAELAHKEAHEECQIQTISPSYTEFSHRQVENQTQNPDIEINSLHQNPLLSASQQTPPENISGKKPCGSNCMPESPSEHCPAILPKSEDSLSMQLHALPHDQAGNVAVRSDQSGEEKASTLELHLKPQEHENGENIIVITHEKLLEPLKEDLKNEIEQTSNSNTDQKIPLNLEFKEENNAFDENNENKVSKMSQNDQIEEPYNGVTQPGNLDTLGEKNQVHEKNQIQSPRKNMENMSPEDERACEILKKLMKIEPKFNYDPPGKIVYTDQGEI
- a CDS encoding hypothetical protein (conserved in plasmodium), encoding MQNTLDNSNSAHASESASVNKILANVQGYYSGDYDWNDFYGDDDDFSVDEDDDMKLDPNAILTSNSNKFDSIIQDKLKIFQNKGSTDNSNLGDVRFRQRIRNRRMRHKANEDDNPDFLHDEIEQIQRGEEIAALSPEEMNEIRSTAWIPKGEYIPEDIIMGYHTAWDIGKRGCVAVKLVGNWDSHISPNKVRFFIMDGTDPIAFLSYYTKSDLKVSRGEKSEKKGIIFAKDLRDGYWDYGRSKIIFTRRNKSGQTTIIENLPTQFMDAMMVCIREIEVHKKVTKIIKERRKQANNNTLDKNPAKIIVNSGISNSDDPNSNLLDTDISKNNLVPDKNDFIEDAEVVVPLGNALTGKRASITKLVAPKIDFEKLKI